A window of Thalassophryne amazonica chromosome 21, fThaAma1.1, whole genome shotgun sequence contains these coding sequences:
- the itsn2a gene encoding intersectin-2a isoform X4, producing the protein MVFSPPTGMSKANSLLDLGSSSSNSSSTTSLASNSPKMGSSDWAVPQASRLKYRQQFNTLDKLMSGYLSGPQVRNALMASNLTQTQLATIWTLADVDKDGQLRGDEFILAMHLVDMAKTGRPLPLSLPHDLVPPSLRGGIKSSELVNGTGPYITPCLIDTIEAEPPQKTKSNVSFEDKLKENFVRGSAELEKRRLALEEEQRKERERREREEREAQERREREAREQENRRRLEEERQIERQREMDRQREEERLRELERKEAAKQELERQRREEWERGKKEEFNHRKEGELEEICRLRAKKKSLELELEAVGNKHKQISDCLREAQSKRKIQKAEVDLINQKRDARITEINALQLQFEDWQRKLSQLVPEQQRLTERLRNVSLSKMPSVTVASLAGSVKEKGVNCRRLKDQLDALERETTDKLAQMEQYNKELKLGDMDDCVLRGLLSLLGCLSQLFLLIKELREKQVKQQTVLDNLYRVKEEKLRELHICREEERERKRREEEEATRQAKLEQERLEQEKKKKEEEDARQRRLLEEQRLKQREEEEREAQARLRAAQEKAQEEERRRQEEEKKKREEEEEEERRRKEEQERAAQPSPSLATYRALYSFVARNADELSVDADCLIEVDEQTVGEPGWLYGHYCRKRGWFPKSYAEKCSTTSPAADTAASSPGHLSSPPQPLTTLVQDGDITNDCAVPEHSDSSQSSAPLLARAVSSWSPTSDTRLNQSAGDDVTALLSFSQGDIISVLQQKEDWWLGQLNSTQGWFPKSYVTLEAGGGAHVDAYDASDAAQLEEYVALYTYESPEVGDLTFVEGDVVMVTEREGEWWRGCIGDQTGVFPSNYVRPVDPEAARTGGSSKKPEIAQVVTATIAPTVHQLPVLPGQLIVVLAKNSTSWWLGELQARGKKRQRGWFHSCHVKLLGPSSTKSSPSPLPVCQVIAMYDYTAANQDELSFSKGQLINVLDKTNPDWWKGEANGVTGLLPTNYIKMTTESDPSRQCTADSSLMPERGETVRDGCADLMTLDTMPPQERKRQGYIHELIQTEETYVEDLELVMEVFYNPMSESNRLTKDEIGVIFVNWRELIMCNTKLLKALRVRKKTGGENMPVQLIGDVLASELAHMQPYIRFCSCQLNAAALLQSKTINQPDFKHFLKKIATNYRCRGMPLPSFLLKPMQRITRYPLLIKSILDHTPDGHADHGPLREALERAEELCSQVNEGVREKENSDRLEWLQNHVQCEGHIEHLVFNSLTNCLGPRKFLHSGRLYKTKSSRELWVFLFNDFLLFTHSAKPFSSSGPDKLFSPKTNIQLKMYKTPLFLNEVLVKMPPDPSSDEPLFHISHIDRVYTLKAEMLNERTAWVQKIKAASEYFIETEKKKREKAYQARSLKMSGIGRLLVTVTEAQELKACKPNGKSNPYCELTMGAQCYTSRPISDTLNPKWNFNCQFFVKDLYQDVLCITVFEKDQFSPDDFLGRTEVPVATIKKEMESKGAANRRLLLHEVPTGEVWVKLDLQLYETAK; encoded by the exons GACACTGGCGGATGTGGATAAGGATGGTCAGCTTAGAGGTGATGAGTTCATTTTGGCCATGCACCTGGTGGATATGGCTAAAACGGGCCGCCCTCTGCCACTGTCACTGCCTCATGACCTGGTTCCACCTTCTCTCAG GGGAGGAATCAAGTCCAGTGAGCTTGTTAATGGAACAGGACCCTACATAACCCCATGTTTGATTGACACAATAGAGGCAGAACCTCCACAAAAGACAAAGAGCAATG TGTCCTTTGAGGACAAGCTGAAGGAAAACTTTGTCCGAGGCAGCGCCGAGCTGGAGAAACGCAGGCTGGCTCTGGAGGAAGAGCAGAGAAAGGAGAGGGAGCGAAGAGAAAGAGAGGAGCGTGAGGCCCAGGAACGTCGGGAGAGGGAGGCTCGAGAGCAGGAGAACCGAAGGAGGCTGGAGGAGGAGAGACAGATAGAAAGGCAGagagagatggacagacagagagaggaggagaggctGAGAGAACTGGAGAGGAAGGAG GCAGCTAAACAGGAGCTGGAGCGCCAACGGAGGGAGGAGTGGGAGCGAGGAAAGAAAGAGGAGTTTAACCACAGGAAAGAAGGGGAGCTGGAAGAGATCTGTCGACTGAGGGCTAAAAAGAAGAGTCTGGAGTTGGAGCTGGAGGCAGTG GGCAACAAGCACAAGCAGATCTCAGACTGCCTCCGTGAAGCCCAGAGTAAGAGGAAGATTCAGAAGGCAGAGGTGGACCTCATCAATCAGAAGAGAGATGCACGCATCACTGAGATCAACGCGCTACAGCTTCAGTTTGAG gaCTGGCAGAGGAAGCTTTCACAGCTGGTTCCAGAACAGCAGAGGCTGACTGAGAGGCTGCGGAACGTCAGCCTGAGCAAAATGCCTT CGGTGACTGTGGCATCTCTTGCTGGGAGTGTGAAGGAAAAAGGCGTGAACTGCCGGCGTTTGAAGGATCAGCTCGATGCCCTGGAAAGGGAAACGACCGATAAACTCGCACAGATGGAGCAGTACAACAAGGAGCTGAAG CTTGGGGATATGGATGACTGTGTCCTGCGGGGCCTTCTGTCTCTGCTGGGCTGCCTCAGCCAGCTCTTCCTTCTAATCAAG GAGCTGAGAGAAAAACAGGTGAAGCAGCAGACTGTCCTGGATAACCTGTACAGAGTCAAAGAGGAGAAACTGAGGGAGCTGCACATCTgcagggaggaggagagagaaaggaagaggaggGAGGAAGAGGAGGCAACCAG ACAGGCAAAGTTAGAGCAAGAACGGCTGGAacaagagaagaagaaaaaggaggaggaggatgctCGTCAGAGGAGGCTCCTGGAGGAACAACGGCTCAaacagagagaggaggaggaacgGGAGGCACAAGCACGTCTCagagcagctcaagaaaaagctcaggaagaggagaggagaagacaggaggaggaaaagaagaagagggaggaggaagaagaagaggagaggaGAAGGAAAGAAGAGCAAGAGCGAGCAGCTCAGCCCTCGCCCAGTCTGGCCACCTACAGAGCTCTGTACTCCTTCGTGGCTCGTAACGCTGATGAGCTGAGCGTGGACGCAGACTGTCTGATAGAG GTGGATGAGCAGACGGTGGGTGAGCCCGGCTGGCTGTACGGGCATTATTGCAGAAAAAGGGGCTGGTTTCCCAAGAGTTACGCAGAGAAATGCTCTACCACTTCACCCGCTGCGGACACTGCAGCTTCTTCTCCAGGACACCTCAGCAGTCCACCACAGCCTCTTACCACACT AGTCCAAGACGGGGATATAACGAACGATTGTGCTGTTCCTGAACATTCCGATTCTTCACAG TCCTCAGCTCCTTTACTCGCTCGCGCCGTCTCCTCGTGGTCGCCCACCTCGGACACCCGCCTTAACCAGTCTGCGGGCGACGACGTCACAGCGCTGCTGAGCTTCTCCCAGGGTGACATCATCAGCGTGCTGCAGCAGAAAGAAGACTGGTGGTTGGGGCAGCTCAACTCGACGCAAGGATGGTTCCCCAAAAGCTACGTCACTCTGGAGGCGGGCGGCGGGGCGCA TGTTGACGCGTATGATGCATCAGACGCCGCTCAGCTGGAGG AGTACGTGGCCTTGTACACCTACGAGAGCCCGGAGGTCGGGGACCTGACGTTTGTTGAGGGGGATGTTGTTATGGTGACGGAGCGAGAAGGGGAATGGTGGCGAGGATGCATCGGAGACCAGACGGGAGTTTTCCCTTCAAACTACGTCCGACCCGTTGATCCAGAG gcagCAAGGACTGGAGGGTCTTCTAAGAAGCCTG AGATCGCTCAGGTGGTCACCGCCACCATTGCTCCAACTGTGCATCAGCTGCCTGTGTTGCCCGGGCAACTCATTGTGGTCCTGGCCAAGAACTCCACCAGCTGGTGGCTCGGGGAACTGCAG gcccgaggtaaGAAGCGACAAAGAGGCTGGTTTCATTCCTGTCACGTCAAACTTTTGGGTCCTTCCAGCACTAAGTCATCCCCGTCTCCTCTGCCAG TGTGCCAAGTTATTGCGATGTACGACTACACGGCAGCCAATCAGGATGAGTTAAGCTTCTCCAAAGGTCAGCTGATCAATGTTCTGGACAAGACCAACCCTGATTGGTGGAAAGGAGAGGCCAATGGCGTCACAGGCCTGCTGCCCACCAACTACATCAAGATGACCACAGAATCCGACCCCAGCCGCCAAT GTACAGCAGATTCCTCACTCATGCCAGAACGTGGAGAGACTGTAAGAGATG GGTGTGCCGACCTGATGACGCTGGACACCATGCCCCCCCAGGAGAGGAAGAGACAGGGATACATCCACGAGCTCATCCAGACTGAGGAGACGTATGTGGAGGACCTGGAGCTGGTGATGGAG GTCTTCTATAATCCCATGTCTGAATCAAATCGACTGACAAAAGATGAAATAGGAGTGATCTTTGTGAACTGGAGGGAGCTGATCATGTGCAACACCAAACTGCTGAA GGCCCTGCGTGTCCGTAAGAAGACTGGTGGAGAGAACATGCCGGTGCAGCTGATCGGGGATGTGTTGGCGTCGGAGTTGGCCCACATGCAGCCCTACATCCGCTTCTGCTCCTGCCAACTCAACGCCGCCGCCCTCCTGCAGAGCAAAACCATCAACCAGCCTGATTTTAAACATTTCCTGAAG AAGATCGCCACAAACTATCGCTGTCGAGGAATGCCGCTGCCCAGCTTCCTGCTCAAGCCCATGCAGAGGATCACACGCTACCCGCTACTTATAAAGAGC ATCCTGGACCACACCCCAGACGGTCACGCGGATCACGGGCCGCTGAGGGAAGCGCTGGAGCGAGCAGAGGAGTTGTGCTCGCAGGTGAACGAGGGGGTCAGGGAGAAGGAGAACTCGGACCGGCTGGAGTGGCTGCAGAACCACGTGCAGTGCGAGGGACATATAGAG catTTGGTCTTTAACTCTCTGACGAACTGCCTCGGGCCTCGCAAGTTCCTGCACAGCGGCCGGTTGTACAAAACCaaaagcagcagagagctctgggTTTTTCTCTTCAACGACTTCCTCCTGTTCACACACAGCGCCAAACCCTTCTCCTCATCCGGACCCGACAAGCTGTTCAGCCCCAAAACCAACATCCAGCTAAAGATGTACAAAACG CCGCTCTTCCTCAACGAGGTTTTGGTGAAGATGCCACCCGACCCCTCCAGCGACGAACCTCTTTTCCACATCTCGCACATCGATCGCGTCTATACCCTGAAAGCGGAGATGCTGAACGAGAG GACAGCGTGGGTCCAGAAGATTAAAGCGGCGTCAGAGTACTTCATCGAGACGGAAAAGAAAAAGCGAGAGAAGGCCTACCAGG CGCGTTCTCTGAAGATGAGCGGAATCGGCCGATTGCTGGTGACCGTCACTGAAGCTCAGGAGCTAAAGGCCTGTAAACCCAACG GTAAGAGTAATCCATACTGCGAGCTGACGATGGGAGCGCAGTGCTACACCTCCAGGCCGATAAGCGACACCCTGAACCCCAAGTGGAACTTTAACTGCCAGTTCTTTGTCAAGGATCTGTACCAGGATGTCCTGTGCATTACTGTGTTTGAGAAAGACCAGTTCTCTCCAGATG atttcctGGGTCGGACAGAAGTTCCCGTTGCAACCATAAAGAAAGAGATGGAGAGCAAAGGTGCTGCAAACCGTCGCCTGCTGCTCCACGAAGTTCCTACAGGAGAAGTGTGGGTGAAGCTGGACCTGCAGCTTTATGAAACGGCCAAATGA